The sequence AACAATGGGGCATTATTCTCGCCACAGAACATAAACGCGGGGGATATGCCCTGAATCAGAGTTATCTCTTTGAAGATGCCATGGAAGCCAAGATTTTGGGCAGAGAGAAGACATTTATTCACTTTTTAGTGGATGTTGCGTTTCAATATGCCGATTGTGTCGAGCAAGATTACAATACTTTTTTGGCTTATCTCAATGAAGAAATAGAGTTAGCTGCTTAATATTAAGTCATTTAAATTGCAATTTTGTTAGACTTCTTCATAGATCTTCACTCATCTTTCAATATCTTCATGACTCAAATCTTTTAAGAACTGTTATTTTAAGAAATAGGGATAGTTGATCAAAACTTGAAATCTCAAGCCTTAGAGAAACCTCAGAAAGCAGCGATGATCACAGGTTTTGATTAAAATCAAGGTGAGTGAAGAGATGAAAGATAAAATTGATTCGGATCTCAATCGCAAATTTATCCGTTTAATTGAGCAAAAAACGGGGCTTAGAATTCGAGAACAATCTCAGGATGACCTACAGAGTGCAATCCTGACGCGCAGGAAAGCCCTGAAACTGCAATCTCCACAGGCTTATTATCAACTGTTAGCTGCACCCACCTCTGATAGTGCATCAGAATGGCAAAAACTTATTCCTAGCCTCACGAATTTAGAAAGCCACTTCTTTCGGGATCAAGGACAATTTCAGCTTCTGAGAGATAAGATTTTTCCAGAGTTAATTCAGCGCAATCGAGGTCATAAAACCTTACGCATTTGTAGTGCTGGTTGTTCCACAGGGGAAGAACCCTATTCTCTGGCGATTACCTTACGAGAACTGATTCGAGACTGGGAAAATTGGGATATTACGATTTTAGGGGTTGATATTAATCCCATGGCGCTGGAAAAAGCCAAAGCTGGGGTTTACGGTCAATGGTCATTTCGACGGGTAGAACCATACATTCAAAGACATTACTTTCAAACCAGTGGGGATAAGTTTCATCTCTCTCCTCTGATCCGAGATTTGGTTCGGTTTCGACAAGTCAATCTTTATCGCGATTCCTTTCCCACGGAAACTTCCCCATTACAAGCGATGGATTTAATTGTCTGTCGGAATGTGTTTATTTATTTTGACCCCAAAGTTGTTGCTCAGATTTTAAATAAGTTTTATCAGGTTCTCAAGCCAGAGGGCTATTTACTCACAGGTCATGCTGAACTCTCTGGGTTAGACTTAAGCCAGTTTAAAGCCCAAGTCTTTCCAGAATCATTGATTTATCAACGTCCCATGCAGTCAAGTTCTGCTGCTGTGACTGCCAAGATTATACCGCAACCTGTTTACACGCCTGCTTTTACCCCGACACCTATTCCCCCACCTCAGCAGCCCCCTCAACCCGTTGCGAAAAAGGTTTCTTCTCCCCTGTCGAAACCTAAGACGGCTAAAAAACAAGATGTTAAAACGTTATTGATCGCAGCAGAAACAGCTTATGGACAGAAGAATTATGATGAGGCAATTCATCAACTGCAAACCTTATTAAAAGATGACTCTCGCAACTTTTCCGCCCATCATCTTCTCGCGCAAATCTATGCGAATGTTGGTCAATATGCCGAAGCAAAACAATGTTGTCAGGAAGCCTTGACGATTCAAGAATTCGCGATCGCGCCCTACTATATTCTTGCCAAAATTGCCGAAGAAGAAGACGACCTCGAACAAGCAAAACAACTGTATAAACGGATTATCTACCTCGATCAAAATTCGTTTACCGCTTATTTAGAACTGAGTCATATTTATCACCTGCAAGGAGATCAAACCCGAAGAGAAAAAATGAAAGCATCCGCAATAAAACTTTTGCAGCGATCGCCTAAAGAGCAAAAAATTCCCGAATTAAACAATATTACAGTTGCGGAAGTGCTAGAAGAAATGGCAATTTAAAGGTTTTTGGTTCTTAGTTCTTCGACAACTTCAGAACTTTGTAAAAACTAGCTCAACATGACTTACTAACGGGGGTTGGGGGGAGGATCTACGGCTCGTCTTTCAGCCTAAGTTGTGTAGCATTAGTCAATCGAAATAGTATAACTATTTGTAATCAGAAATAACACTGATTTTTCAAAAATAAGAGTTAATAAAAAGTAATCTACAAAACTTAATTAAATAAGTCGAAGAGAAACAAAGAGAGATATAGTTGAAAGTGACCGATGAGGTCATCCTCAAAAGCAAGAAAAAGGGGGAGAGATGGCAAACTCAAAAAATATGAAAGTTAGATATTTAATTGGTCTCGGCTATTGCGTACCTGTTGCTCTTTCTGTATTGAGTGCAGGGATTGTTGGGTTTAATGTCAATACCGTTAAAAATGAGCAACAAAAATTAGATACAGGCGTTAAAATCGAACGGGAAATTGCTGACTTACACCGTCAAATTGAAATTTTCTCGAAAACGACGCGCGGGTATTTAATGGAGCCGACTCCGAGTACCCTCGCTGATATCCGAGATGTTCAAAATGAGATTGAATCTCATCTGACTGAGTTAGATGGTTTAATTCGCTTCGATGAACAAAGACAAAACTTACAAGAAGCGGAAGAAGCCTTTGCAGCACTGAAAACGCTTAACTTAGAACTGATTCGTATTGCCCAAACTCAAGGCTCAGAAGCAGGAATTACTGCTTGGAAAACTCAAGATGGATTCGCTGAAGCACAAGCGGTGGCGCAAGTTTTAAATGACTTGGAAGATCAAGAACACGAAATTGTTAATGGTAGCGCTGAAACAACAGATGCAGCCGTTAATAGTTTACTGACAATGGTGATTGGTTCAACCTTCCTTGCTGTCTTACTTTCAGCAGGATTTGGCGTTTGGATTATTTCTCGCATTGCCACTCGCATTCAAGACGCAGCCAATACTATCGCCTCTTCTTCCAGTGAAATTGCCACCACCATTGAAGAAGAAGACCGCACCGCCAGCCAACAAGCTGCTTCTGTCAATGAAACCACAACGACCATGAACCAACTCGGTTCATCAGCCCGTCAATCCACTGAACAAGCCGAAGCTGCTGCTAATGCTGCTCAACAAGCCCTCGAAGCTGCCGAAGGCGGAAATCAAGCCGTCGAAGAAACCCTGAGCAGTATGTCCACCTTAAAACAAAAAGTGGGCGCGATCGCGGAACAAATCTTACAACTGAGCGAACAAACCAACCAAATTGGCAGCATTTCCCAGTTAGTGTCGGATTTAGCCAATCAAACCAATATGTTAGCCTTAAATGCCTCTGTAGAAGCCGTCCGCGCAGGGGAACATGGGAAAGGCTTTGCTGTCGTTGCAGGAGAAATTCGCAAACTGGCGGATCAAAGTAAACAATCTGCCGAAAAAATTGGCGGTTTAGTCGCAGAAATTCAAAACGCCATTAACTCCACTGTCATGGTCACTGACGAAGGCACAAAAACCGTTGATTCAGGAATGGAAATCACCGAGAAAACGGCTGAATCCTTTAACCACATTACAGAAGCGGTTAATAATGTGGTGATGAATAACCAACAAATTTCTCTCAATATTCATCAACAAGCCAGTGGCATTCAACAAGTGTTAGAAGCCATGAATACCCTCAACCAAGGGGCAAAAGAAACAGCAGCAGGAATCAGTCAAACTCGCGCTGGCACCGAACAACTCAACACAGTAACCCAAGACCTGAAACACTTGGTCTAGATCGAGAAAGGTTAGAGGGCGACCCGTTCGCCCTTACGCTGACTCATCAGGAGGAATTATGCAAAAACATCCTTATCTCAGCTTTACCCTGAATCATACCCTCTACGGACTCGATGCCCTAGTTGTCGAAGAAATATTTTCCTTACCCGAACTAACCCCCATTCCAGAAGCCCCTCGCGATATTGTTGGTATTGTGAATGTCCGAGGGGAGATTCTCCCTGTGATGGACATGAATTTGCGTTTTGGCTATCAAAGTCCCGATTATCATCTCAGTGACAGTGTGGTCGTTTTACGCTGGGAAGACTCACGGGTGGGATTAATCGTGAATAATGTCCATGAAGTGAAACACTTTCACCCTGACCAAATTACCAATGATCTGTCCCATGGACGCGCTTTAGCGGGAAGTATCCGTCGGAAATTTGTCACAGGAATTGCCCGTAGCGAAGAAGATTTACTGGTCTTGCTCGATGCAGCAAACCTCATTCGCTATGTGGAAAATCAAGATTTACCCGACAGCGAAGACGAAGAAGACTTCTTGCAACCCGAAGCAGGATTAGTCGAACAAAGAGTCTTTTGTCCTAATGCTACGGAAGAAGAAAGGCAAGTCTTTCGGGAACGGGCGGAAAATTTACGCGCCAGCATTGAAGAAGAGGAGAAAAAAGGCTTTAAACCCCTCTCGGTCATGGTCTTAGATGATGAATTTTTTGGGATTGACTTAAAGGTTGTCCGTGAGTTTGCACGAATTAATAATGTCACCCCAGTTCCCTGTTCTCCCCCGCATATTATCGGCAATATGAACTTGCGAGGTGAAATTCTCACCCTCGTTGATTTATGTGGCTTATTCAACCTTCCGCAAGTGCAGTGGGATAACGAGAGTTACGCCATTGTTGTGGAAGTGGAAGAGATTGTCGTTGGTGTTGCGGTCGCTTCCGTTTATGATGTGATGTTCCTTGATCCGAATGAAATCACTACTGTTCCCACAGCAATTCATGCGATTGACGATGAATATCTACAAGGGGCAGCCCCTTACCATAATAAAATGATGAGCATTCTCGATTTGCGTAAAATTCTCTTAAGTAGTGGGTTAGTGGTTGATCAAGCGGTTTAATTTCATGCTAGTTTTCCCTCTCCCAAGGGGGAGGGGGTGAGAGATATCACTTTAACTATGATTGGTATATTGTTGTACTACTTCAATCACTCTTCCGGGTTTGGGCGGTTTTCCTAAAAAGTCCGTTGCTCCTGCCATTTTTGCCCGTGCGCGATCGATTGCTCCACTTTGAGCGGTCAAGATAATAATCGGGGTCTCTTGAAACGACTCTGTTTCCCGCAAAAACTTGCAGACGCTGTAACCATTTACATTCGGCATCATTAAGTCTAAGAAAATGAGATCAGGTTGTTGATCAACTAAGTCGGAAAAACCGTGCATTGGCTCAGTAATTGTAATAATATCATACCCTAAAGGAGCAAGCAGTTTTTTCATACTATGAGCAACAATCGGACTATCATCAATACAAGCAATTAATCCTTTTTTCTGCTTTGAGGAATCGTTCGCTTGATTCGGATCTTGAGCAATAGAAATAAAACTAGGAACTGCTAAGTCCGCAACTTCTCGAAATTCAATTAACTGCTTTTCTTTGAATTTAATCAATGCTTTTGTCACATCGAGAAGAGATTTATTGAGAGCAATAGACAGATCCCAAAGCGTAAACTTCCCATTGAGATATTTGCCAAGACCACTATTATTTTTGAGTTGTGCGTTTGGCGCTAAGGTGGGAACTAAACTGCCATTAAATTCCGCTAAATTATTATCAACCCAAGACTGTTGTTTTTCAGAAACGGTTTCAATCAGACCTTCAATTTCTAAACCCGATAAAGCTAACCCTAACGAAAGTCCAGACTCGCCTTCTCCTCGTGTTTCCCATTCTGTAATTATTTCTTCTTGACTGACTAAATCAAAGAGAAATTCTTCAGCAACATTCGTAATCGCAGTTTTCGCTTGTCCAACATTGAGACGCTTTTTACTAATGCCTTGATAGAGTAATTGATATTCCCAAGGTTGGTCTGGAGAGCAATTTAGTTCTTCTGCGGGCCAATTAATATCCAGTTGGCGACAAACTCGGCTAAAGCGACGCACTGGGCGCAATTCGTCTTTTATGTAAAGTAAGCGACCGTGTAGCAAAAACACTTTGCCGAGTAAAATTTCATGGTTGCGGATTGTGAGATTGCCAGTTGCTTTTTCTTGAGAATATTCATTGATTTTGTTGCGAAGTGTCTCAAGAGGATAGGTGGTGATAGTGACCATAAGATTTGGATCCTTTTTACAGCAGCATGATTTCTTCTGAGAAAATCAAATCAAAAGGTGCAAGATACCTTTATTTTTAAGTTTAAGTAAAGGAGAATTAGCAGTTGAGTAATATTTACAAAAGTTATTATGATTAAAAGTGCTTCAAGGATATTCCAGCATAATTTTAAAATATTGTAAGAAAAGGCAAAAATTTGATCGTAAGTGGGAATCTAGCGATAAAATTAAACCAGAAACCTTGAGAAAGAAAAATTTGTTATTAACTGTTGACCTAAATTATTAATAACAAGATATAAGAGTTTTTACGGATATAAGATTCATAAAAGCAATCAAGGTTTCTGTAAAAATCAACCTCAGTCATTGATGGGATCAGGTGTTCAAGCCGTTTAGTTTTAGAGAAGGGAAAAGCCATGATTGAAGATGAAGAACTAAGAGTTATTTATCAAAGCACCAGCCAAGAACACTTACAGCAATTAGAAGAAGGAATTCTGAATCTGGAAAAAAATCCTAGTGATTTATCTGCGTTGTCAGAACTGATGCGTGAAGCCCATAGTTTGAAAGGAGATTCTCGGATTTTGGACTTAACAGAGATTGAACAACTGACTCATAAAGTGGAAGATATTTTGGGGGCGGTGAATCGCCAAGAGATTATCATGACCCCTGAATTGAGCGATCATTTGTATCAAACCCTTGACGCGATCGCGCAGTTAGTAGAAACCGCCACCAGCGATGCTCCCAGTAACATTGACGCTAACGCCCTCCTGCAACAACTGGATCAGCTACTCAATGATCCGCCTAGTGCGGAATCAGTAGAAGAGATTGAAGACATTGCTGCTGATGCTAAAGATACCCTTGAGTTTGAGTTAGAAGCAACCTTTGACTTAGAAGACGAGAGCATAGAAGAATCCCCATCATCAGACGCAATAGACTCCCCAGAAGAATCCCCAGAAGAAAACACAGACTCCTCATTAATGATTGCGGATGAAGAGTTGCGGGGACTCTATCAAAATTCGAGTCGAGAACATCTGCAAAGCCTCAAAACGCATCTTCAGGAGTATGCGCGTCAACCTGAAGATCAAAATATCCTCGAAAAACTCTTAAAAGAAGCAGAGAATCTCAAAACGGATTCGATTATTGTGGGTTTAGAAGGGACGGAACGCCTCAGCGAAGCCCTAGAAGATATTTTTGATCAACTGGTGTGTCAAGATCTTCCTTATAGTCCAGAACTGTTGGATCGCGTGGAATATGTCGTCGCCGAACTCGAAAAACTGATTACAGAAGCCCTAGAAGGCGTTCCCAGTGGGGTCAATATCGATCGCGCGATCGCGGAACTCAGAGCAGACAAATGGCGTTACCCTGAAAACAAACCCAATACAACTGAAAGCAACGGCGAACAACCCAAACCCAGTTCTTCTCACACCAATGGTAATGGGGCTACACATAAAGCCCAAACTGAGAGCAGCACACCCCCTAAAGCCGACGACACTAAAGAACAAAAACCCTATCGCATCGACACCATTCGCGTGCAAACGCAACATCTTGATTCCCTAATGACGCAAACTGGGGAATTAACCGTAACCAAAATTCGGATTGCACACACCGCCAACCAACTCGAAGAACTCTTTTCACTTTGGGAAGACTGGAAAAACAAACATAACAAGCAGTTGCAAGACGACGACAAAGATAGCGACTTTGCTCGCATGGAAGAACTGATTACTCATTTGCGTGATGCGTCTCAAGAAAATAGTACCCGCCTCGATATGATTGCAGGGGATCTCGAAGAAAAAATTGGTACATTACGCTTACTTCCCCTTTCTACAGTCTTCCACCTCTTCCCCCGTATGGTAAGAGATTTAGCACGGGAAGAGAACAAAGAAGTCGAACTAATCCTCGAAGGCGGAGAAACCACCGCCGACAAACAAATCCTCGAAGAAATCAAAGACCCTCTCATGCACCTGATCCGCAACGCCGTGGATCATGGTTTAGAAACCCCAGAAGAGCGGGAAGCAATGGGGAAATCTACGACAGGCAAAATTGAGTTACGAGCCTATCAAACCGGAAGTAATATTGTTATTGAACTCGCCGATGACGGGCGGGGCTTAGACATTCAAAAAATTAAACAAACTGCCATCAAACGGGGACTCTACCACCCAGAAGAACTCGACGCAATGAGTACCAATCAACTGTACTCACTGATTCTCACTCCTGGTTTTTCAACTCGTAGCTTTATCACCGAAGTCTCAGGGCGTGGTGTCGGTTTAGATGTGGTGCAAACCAACGTCCAACGCTTGAAAGGAAATATTCAAATTGATTCTACCCCTGGCGAAGGCTGCACCTTTAAAATTCAATTGGGAACCACCCTTGCGACAGCCAATGTTCTCCTTGTGGATCTTCAAAACACCACCTATGGCTTACCCGTCGAAGCCGTACAAACCAGTTTCCTTGTATCTCCAGATGAAATTTTCACGATTGAAGGACGCTCGACAATCTCCCTTGATAATCAAGCCGTTTCCGTAGCACGTTTAAGCGAACTGCTAGAACTTCCAGAAAATCATCAAAATCAGGACACTCATCAACAACTCCCCTGTATTTTGCTCAATATCGGAGAAGAGAAATTTGGTCTGTTTGTCGATCAGCTTTTAGATACTCAAGATGTGGTCATCAAACCCCAAAGTAAAATTCTCAAACGAGTGCGGAATGTTTTAGGGGCGACCATTTTGGGAACTGGTGAAGTCTGCATGATCTTGAATCCCCAAGACTTACTGAAATCCTTGCAACAAAAAACCACCAGCGCCATTCATCAAAGTAGTAAAAAAGCGCAACCGCTCTATCAAGAAACCACCAAACCCGTTGTCTTACTTGCAGAAGACTCGATTACCGTTCGCACGCAAGAAAAACGCATCTTAGAGGGAGCCGGTTATGAAGTGGTCACCGCCGTTGATGGTTTAGATGGCTACAACAAATTGAAAACCCGCCATTTTGATGCCATTGTCTCAGACGTGCAAATGCCCAACATTGACGGTTTAACCTTTGCTGAAAAAGTGCGAGAAGAGCAGGAATACACTGAAACGCCCTTCATCCTTGTCACGTCTCTTAATTCCGATGAAGACAAACGACGTGGGGCAAAAGCAGGGGCAAACGCCTATATCACCAAAGATAAGTTCAATCAGGAATTGCTAATTGATACCCTAGGACGACTGGTTTAAGGAATTAATGATGTAGGGACGTTCCATGGAATGTCTCTACTCTACGAAGGACTAATGACCAATGACAAAGGACTAATAATAACCAAAATGACAATTCATGTGTTGCTCGTTGAAGATTCTCCCATTGCCACCATGATTATAAAACGAATTATTGATAATAGCTCTGGTCTGTCAGTGGTGGGAACAGCTAAAAATGGGGTAGAAGGATTAGAATTAATCCCGAAACTGAATCCTGATATTATCTGTACCGATTTACACATGCCCAAAATGGACGGGCTAGCCTTTACTCAAGAAGTAATGGCAGAATTTCCACGTCCGATCCTCGTGATTAGTGCTTCCGTGCAAGAAGATGATCCACAAAATGTTTTCAAACTTCTAGAAGCGGGTGCGCTAGAAGTCTTCCCTAAACCTCGCGCGGGGTTATCGCAAGAATATGAAGCCCTCCAAGCCGAGTTAGTGAGAAAAATTCGAGTTTTGTCTGGGGTGAAAGTGTTTCGGCGGAAACGAAAAACTCATTCTCCCGCACCCGTTGCTCCAAAAACTACATCCTCAGCGAGTCCTGTTGTTACTGCTAAAACGAGTAAAACCTCTGCGATCAAAGCCGTGGTTATTGGCTCTTCTACAGGGGGACCGCAAGCACTACATACCATTTTTCAGAGCTTACCGGCTGCTTTCCCTGTTCCCATTATTTGTGTTCAACATATTAGTTTAGGCTTTCTACAAGGGTTAGTTGATTGGCTGAAGAATCATTGTTCCCTGAAAGTCGAAATTGCCAAAGAAAAAGACTTTCCGAAAGCAGGAGTGATCTATTTTCCCCCAGAAAATCAACATCTCAAGCTCGATCGCCAAGGACGATTTGTTTATGATCAATCTTTACCCGTGACAGGGCATCGTCCCTCTGTAGATGTTCTGTTTGAGAGTGCATCCGCCTACTATCGCTCGCAAATGGTAGGAGTTTTGTTAACGGGAATGGGACGAGATGGCGCAAATGGACTGCAAACGATTCGTAAAGCGGGAGGAATGACGATCGCGCAAGATGAAGCCACCAGTATTGTCTTTGGTATGCCAAAAGAAGCGATCGCGCTGGGTGCAGTACAGCATACCTTACCCATTGATCAAATTGCGAGTAAAGTGTTGACACTGCTTAGTCTGTGTCCGTTCTGAGCAACTGACACAACTCTAACCCAATCCCCTGGCTGATCAACACTTAACAAGCCAGAAGCAATTGTTATCATGTATGTTATAGCACTTCCCAATCTCATGAGGTACATTCTAAATTTTGGTTCTTTGTTCTTCGTTCTTTGTTATTTGTTGGTTGTTAATCAATGAACCACGAACCATGTAGGGCGTAGCCCGCGCGAAGCACCATGAACATCCACCGACTCGCATTACGTACCTCAACCAACTAGGAAACGCTATAGATTATCTAAATCCGCAAGAAGACTCCCATCATAATCGGCATCTGAGCTTGTCGAAGATTTAATTTGATGGGTTGATGAATTGCGGTCAATAAGTTACAATTTTATAAAATCGGTTTGAATCCCCAAGGTGGTGGCTTGTTAAGACTCCTAGAGCCTAAA comes from Halothece sp. PCC 7418 and encodes:
- a CDS encoding CheR family methyltransferase; translation: MKDKIDSDLNRKFIRLIEQKTGLRIREQSQDDLQSAILTRRKALKLQSPQAYYQLLAAPTSDSASEWQKLIPSLTNLESHFFRDQGQFQLLRDKIFPELIQRNRGHKTLRICSAGCSTGEEPYSLAITLRELIRDWENWDITILGVDINPMALEKAKAGVYGQWSFRRVEPYIQRHYFQTSGDKFHLSPLIRDLVRFRQVNLYRDSFPTETSPLQAMDLIVCRNVFIYFDPKVVAQILNKFYQVLKPEGYLLTGHAELSGLDLSQFKAQVFPESLIYQRPMQSSSAAVTAKIIPQPVYTPAFTPTPIPPPQQPPQPVAKKVSSPLSKPKTAKKQDVKTLLIAAETAYGQKNYDEAIHQLQTLLKDDSRNFSAHHLLAQIYANVGQYAEAKQCCQEALTIQEFAIAPYYILAKIAEEEDDLEQAKQLYKRIIYLDQNSFTAYLELSHIYHLQGDQTRREKMKASAIKLLQRSPKEQKIPELNNITVAEVLEEMAI
- a CDS encoding methyl-accepting chemotaxis protein, with the protein product MKVRYLIGLGYCVPVALSVLSAGIVGFNVNTVKNEQQKLDTGVKIEREIADLHRQIEIFSKTTRGYLMEPTPSTLADIRDVQNEIESHLTELDGLIRFDEQRQNLQEAEEAFAALKTLNLELIRIAQTQGSEAGITAWKTQDGFAEAQAVAQVLNDLEDQEHEIVNGSAETTDAAVNSLLTMVIGSTFLAVLLSAGFGVWIISRIATRIQDAANTIASSSSEIATTIEEEDRTASQQAASVNETTTTMNQLGSSARQSTEQAEAAANAAQQALEAAEGGNQAVEETLSSMSTLKQKVGAIAEQILQLSEQTNQIGSISQLVSDLANQTNMLALNASVEAVRAGEHGKGFAVVAGEIRKLADQSKQSAEKIGGLVAEIQNAINSTVMVTDEGTKTVDSGMEITEKTAESFNHITEAVNNVVMNNQQISLNIHQQASGIQQVLEAMNTLNQGAKETAAGISQTRAGTEQLNTVTQDLKHLV
- a CDS encoding chemotaxis protein CheW is translated as MQKHPYLSFTLNHTLYGLDALVVEEIFSLPELTPIPEAPRDIVGIVNVRGEILPVMDMNLRFGYQSPDYHLSDSVVVLRWEDSRVGLIVNNVHEVKHFHPDQITNDLSHGRALAGSIRRKFVTGIARSEEDLLVLLDAANLIRYVENQDLPDSEDEEDFLQPEAGLVEQRVFCPNATEEERQVFRERAENLRASIEEEEKKGFKPLSVMVLDDEFFGIDLKVVREFARINNVTPVPCSPPHIIGNMNLRGEILTLVDLCGLFNLPQVQWDNESYAIVVEVEEIVVGVAVASVYDVMFLDPNEITTVPTAIHAIDDEYLQGAAPYHNKMMSILDLRKILLSSGLVVDQAV
- a CDS encoding response regulator, translated to MVTITTYPLETLRNKINEYSQEKATGNLTIRNHEILLGKVFLLHGRLLYIKDELRPVRRFSRVCRQLDINWPAEELNCSPDQPWEYQLLYQGISKKRLNVGQAKTAITNVAEEFLFDLVSQEEIITEWETRGEGESGLSLGLALSGLEIEGLIETVSEKQQSWVDNNLAEFNGSLVPTLAPNAQLKNNSGLGKYLNGKFTLWDLSIALNKSLLDVTKALIKFKEKQLIEFREVADLAVPSFISIAQDPNQANDSSKQKKGLIACIDDSPIVAHSMKKLLAPLGYDIITITEPMHGFSDLVDQQPDLIFLDLMMPNVNGYSVCKFLRETESFQETPIIILTAQSGAIDRARAKMAGATDFLGKPPKPGRVIEVVQQYTNHS
- a CDS encoding hybrid sensor histidine kinase/response regulator, which translates into the protein MIEDEELRVIYQSTSQEHLQQLEEGILNLEKNPSDLSALSELMREAHSLKGDSRILDLTEIEQLTHKVEDILGAVNRQEIIMTPELSDHLYQTLDAIAQLVETATSDAPSNIDANALLQQLDQLLNDPPSAESVEEIEDIAADAKDTLEFELEATFDLEDESIEESPSSDAIDSPEESPEENTDSSLMIADEELRGLYQNSSREHLQSLKTHLQEYARQPEDQNILEKLLKEAENLKTDSIIVGLEGTERLSEALEDIFDQLVCQDLPYSPELLDRVEYVVAELEKLITEALEGVPSGVNIDRAIAELRADKWRYPENKPNTTESNGEQPKPSSSHTNGNGATHKAQTESSTPPKADDTKEQKPYRIDTIRVQTQHLDSLMTQTGELTVTKIRIAHTANQLEELFSLWEDWKNKHNKQLQDDDKDSDFARMEELITHLRDASQENSTRLDMIAGDLEEKIGTLRLLPLSTVFHLFPRMVRDLAREENKEVELILEGGETTADKQILEEIKDPLMHLIRNAVDHGLETPEEREAMGKSTTGKIELRAYQTGSNIVIELADDGRGLDIQKIKQTAIKRGLYHPEELDAMSTNQLYSLILTPGFSTRSFITEVSGRGVGLDVVQTNVQRLKGNIQIDSTPGEGCTFKIQLGTTLATANVLLVDLQNTTYGLPVEAVQTSFLVSPDEIFTIEGRSTISLDNQAVSVARLSELLELPENHQNQDTHQQLPCILLNIGEEKFGLFVDQLLDTQDVVIKPQSKILKRVRNVLGATILGTGEVCMILNPQDLLKSLQQKTTSAIHQSSKKAQPLYQETTKPVVLLAEDSITVRTQEKRILEGAGYEVVTAVDGLDGYNKLKTRHFDAIVSDVQMPNIDGLTFAEKVREEQEYTETPFILVTSLNSDEDKRRGAKAGANAYITKDKFNQELLIDTLGRLV
- the cheB gene encoding chemotaxis-specific protein-glutamate methyltransferase CheB; protein product: MTIHVLLVEDSPIATMIIKRIIDNSSGLSVVGTAKNGVEGLELIPKLNPDIICTDLHMPKMDGLAFTQEVMAEFPRPILVISASVQEDDPQNVFKLLEAGALEVFPKPRAGLSQEYEALQAELVRKIRVLSGVKVFRRKRKTHSPAPVAPKTTSSASPVVTAKTSKTSAIKAVVIGSSTGGPQALHTIFQSLPAAFPVPIICVQHISLGFLQGLVDWLKNHCSLKVEIAKEKDFPKAGVIYFPPENQHLKLDRQGRFVYDQSLPVTGHRPSVDVLFESASAYYRSQMVGVLLTGMGRDGANGLQTIRKAGGMTIAQDEATSIVFGMPKEAIALGAVQHTLPIDQIASKVLTLLSLCPF